Below is a genomic region from Cetobacterium sp. ZOR0034.
CTCTAACTAGAACATTTACAATCTCTCCCTCTTTTTTACCTTTTCCTTCAGGCGAAGTAACATTTATTAAAACAGTATCTCCGTCTAACGCTGTTCCAAATTTACTTCTAGGAATAAAGTATCCTTCTGTATCAGTATCAACAAATCCAAATTTCCCTTTGATATTTGAAAATTTACCTTTAACAAAACCTAAATTTTCAGGAATGTTGTATTTATTTCTTTTATTCTTCATGATTTCACCAGTTTCTAACCAGTGTTCAAGAATCTCTCTATTATCTTTTTTATATTTAGGTGACCACCCTAAAGCCTTTGTAATTTCATCTAAAGTTAGGGCTTTACTACCCTTTAAAACTTTTTTTAATTGTTCAAGTTGTTTATCTAATTTTGTTTGTTTCATAATTTTAATTCCTCCTATTAGCTCATATTTAAGAGCCAATTACGCATCTCTATAGAGTTTACATGAATAACATGGTTCTCTTTTAAAAGATACTCAATTTTTTTATTTACCTCTAATAAGATAGCTTTATCTAGATTTATTAAAGATAAATCTCTAATTTTTTCAACATATGGGTAATCTCTTTTAGGTTCAATGGCATCAGCCAAATAAACAATTTTTTCGATTATACTCATATCTTTACGTCCGGTTGTGTGATATTTAATAGCGTTTAAAATCTCAGAATCTGTGATTTTAAATTTTTCATTTGCAATATATGCCCCGACATAGCTGTGTAGAATTTCAGCATTTGAAAGATAATCTTCTACTTCATCTAGAAAGTATTCTTTAGAAATATTTATAAGATCTTCTCTTTTAAATTCTTTAGCATAGTCGTGAAGAATAGAGGCTATAGCAAGTTTATTTAAATCAACGTTGTAAATTTTTCCTAAAGCAAGAGCAGTGTCTAAAACTCTAAGAGAGTGTTCATATCTTTTTTTAGAAAGAATAATTTTAGTTTCTTCTTTGAAAAAATCTATATTCATAAACGTCCTCCAAATTTTGAAAAAGGAGTTTCAGTAAAATGAAACTCCTAAAAAAATTATATATTACTGTTTAATTTATAACTTTTATTAATGTTGATAAAGTTAACTTTATCTGTAGGAACTCCATTTATAAGAAGAACAACTGTATCAGCTCCTCCAGGAGTTAATAGACTATTTACAAAAGAGTAGATTATAAGTAGTTCCTCTTGTGGATTTTTTGCTGAGGATAAAATTTTAGAATCTAAATCTAAGTAAATAATTCTATTTTTTACATATACTTCGTATTTAAAGCTTTCTTTTTTTAAAATATTAATTTCTTCTAATTTTAAAGTAAGCTGCTCAATGATATTTTTTAAAATATTTTCTTTGTATTTTAAGTTAGAATCCAAAATAATATCTTGAGAAGAAAGTTTACCAGCTTTTAAATCAGGATAGAAAATAGGGGTAGTGACTTCAGTTTGTCTAATAGCCTCTCTAGCTGGAGTAGAAATAGGAGTAACTATTTCACTTTTTTTATTTAATTCATTTGAATATATTCCAGTTGCAATAGTAATAGATGCTAAAACCACTAAAAAAATTTTTAGTTTATTCGACATAGATTCCTCCTAATAGAAAAATGATCTAATTTTATTTGCTAATTCATCAGCCATAACATTTTGATTCGCATCTTTTGATAATTTTGTGACATCATCTTTATTTGTGATAAAACCTAATTCTACTAAAATTCCGGGTCCATTAAATCCTCTAAGAACAGCAAAGTTAGCTCCGTAAATACCTCGATCTCTCAAATTCAATCTTTTAGCTAAAGAGGAGTTTAATGGTTTTGCAATATTAATAGATTTTTCCATATTTTTGTTATAAGCTAATTCTCCCATAATTTGAGCAATACTTCCAGTTTTTTCTCCATATTTTTCACCGAAACTATTTTCATAGGCTGCTATTTTCTCAGCATACGGTGAGGATTTTTTTGAAAAATAGAAGATTTCAGCTCCTTGTGCAGAAGCATTATTAGATGCATTCAGATGTAAACTTACAAATAGATCTGCTTTAGCTCTGTTGGCTATTCGACTTCTTTCAGAAAGAGTAAGGTATACATCAGTATTTCTTGTCATAATAACGTTGAAATCCTTTGATAATCTAGTTTGTAATTTTTTAGCTACAGCTAAGGCAATATCCTTTTCTTTATATTTTTTGAAACCGATTGCTCCGGGATCTTTTCCACCATGTCCAGCATCAATGGCTATTGTAAACTCTTTTTTAGAAGAGGTTGTAGGTCTTAAATCTACAACAATTCTGTGAGGGTTAGCTAAAGAGTAAACTTTGTGACCAGCTCCTTTTTTTAATTTAATAAAGAATCCGACATTTGTACCATAATCAATTAAATCTATTTTTTCAATACTTTTTCCAATATAGCTTGAAGGATTAAACTTGGTATTCATTTTAACTTTTTCAATTTCTAAAAAAAGTAGACGATTATATTCGTCGTAGTTGCTATTAAACTTAGGTTTAACTTGAC
It encodes:
- the yqeK gene encoding bis(5'-nucleosyl)-tetraphosphatase (symmetrical) YqeK; this translates as MNIDFFKEETKIILSKKRYEHSLRVLDTALALGKIYNVDLNKLAIASILHDYAKEFKREDLINISKEYFLDEVEDYLSNAEILHSYVGAYIANEKFKITDSEILNAIKYHTTGRKDMSIIEKIVYLADAIEPKRDYPYVEKIRDLSLINLDKAILLEVNKKIEYLLKENHVIHVNSIEMRNWLLNMS
- a CDS encoding GerMN domain-containing protein — encoded protein: MSNKLKIFLVVLASITIATGIYSNELNKKSEIVTPISTPAREAIRQTEVTTPIFYPDLKAGKLSSQDIILDSNLKYKENILKNIIEQLTLKLEEINILKKESFKYEVYVKNRIIYLDLDSKILSSAKNPQEELLIIYSFVNSLLTPGGADTVVLLINGVPTDKVNFININKSYKLNSNI
- a CDS encoding N-acetylmuramoyl-L-alanine amidase, whose protein sequence is MKKYLIFLMVCLFSLTIFANGTIQRVRMNNNPAQLVFDISSQVKPKFNSNYDEYNRLLFLEIEKVKMNTKFNPSSYIGKSIEKIDLIDYGTNVGFFIKLKKGAGHKVYSLANPHRIVVDLRPTTSSKKEFTIAIDAGHGGKDPGAIGFKKYKEKDIALAVAKKLQTRLSKDFNVIMTRNTDVYLTLSERSRIANRAKADLFVSLHLNASNNASAQGAEIFYFSKKSSPYAEKIAAYENSFGEKYGEKTGSIAQIMGELAYNKNMEKSINIAKPLNSSLAKRLNLRDRGIYGANFAVLRGFNGPGILVELGFITNKDDVTKLSKDANQNVMADELANKIRSFFY